The sequence CTCTTTTGCTGCACCGACAGCGACTTAAGCCCCTTCATAAAGAAGCGGGTCCTCTTCTACCGGAACCAGCTCGAGGAATACATCCGGACGAGACCTTCCTTTGCCGACAGCCTTTCCCCCCTTGCGGAAGACCGGTTCGCGCCTGCCATCGCCTCGGAGATGATACGCGCCTCCGCCCTCGTCGGGGTGGGACCGCTCGCAACCGTCGCCGGCGCCATTGCCGAGTTCGTGGGCCGTGACATCATGCCGCTGACCCGCGACTTCATCATTGAGAACGGGGGCGATATCTATCTCAGGACATCGGAGAGGCGCACCATACAGGTCCACGCCGGGCCCTCCCCGTTCAGCGGGCGCATCGGGATCGAACTGAAACCGGGCCCCGATCCCCGGGGGGTCTGCACCTCGTCGGGAACGGTGGGCCACTCCTTAAGCTTCGGCGAGGCCGATGCCGTCTGCGTGGTGGGAAACTCGTCCCTTTTTGCCGACGGACTTGCAACTTACCTCGGTAATAGTGTAAAAAAAAAGGACGATATCGCTGCCGCCGTCGAAAAAGGACAGCGCTTTCCCGGTGTAACGGGGATATTGATCATACTCGGCGATCAGCTCGG comes from Syntrophorhabdus sp. and encodes:
- a CDS encoding UPF0280 family protein — encoded protein: MYEERFYRRISKPAELACYEVQYRETDLFCCTDSDLSPFIKKRVLFYRNQLEEYIRTRPSFADSLSPLAEDRFAPAIASEMIRASALVGVGPLATVAGAIAEFVGRDIMPLTRDFIIENGGDIYLRTSERRTIQVHAGPSPFSGRIGIELKPGPDPRGVCTSSGTVGHSLSFGEADAVCVVGNSSLFADGLATYLGNSVKKKDDIAAAVEKGQRFPGVTGILIILGDQLGAWGDLDIVEV